From Burkholderia sp. WP9, a single genomic window includes:
- a CDS encoding DedA family protein/thiosulfate sulfurtransferase GlpE encodes MLHDLVEQYGPALVFVNVLAASIGLPVPAMPSLVLFGAMAAMHPGSVGTQLAPVLILSIFATLIGDSAWYFAGRMYGGNTLKAICRLSLSRDTCVKKTERFFGRWGVRVLAVAKFVPGLSIVSIPMAGAMGTRYRTFLTYDSIGAALWSGTGLIIGALFAKQIDMLFALAGRLGRTAALVAVALLLAYAAYRWIRRRQLIAKLASARIEVDELAALVKAGKTPVLFDIRSHEKRKLDPFVIPGSQFADERQLDEIVATYPRDQKLVIYCSCPNEISAAWMAKQLNEAGFSDVLPLRGGMEAWRDSGKPVDSLPDMPPPEVAVEDVAPKAV; translated from the coding sequence ATGCTACATGATCTCGTCGAGCAGTATGGGCCGGCGCTCGTGTTCGTGAACGTGCTCGCCGCCTCGATCGGGCTGCCGGTTCCGGCCATGCCCTCGCTCGTGCTGTTCGGGGCGATGGCGGCCATGCATCCCGGCTCAGTGGGCACGCAGTTGGCGCCGGTGCTCATCCTGTCGATATTCGCCACGCTGATCGGTGACAGCGCGTGGTATTTCGCCGGCCGGATGTACGGCGGCAACACGCTGAAAGCGATTTGCCGGCTGTCGCTCTCGCGTGACACCTGCGTGAAAAAGACCGAACGGTTTTTCGGCCGCTGGGGTGTGCGCGTGCTGGCCGTGGCCAAGTTCGTGCCGGGCCTGTCGATCGTCTCGATTCCGATGGCGGGCGCCATGGGCACGCGCTATCGCACGTTTCTCACTTACGACAGCATCGGCGCCGCGTTGTGGTCCGGTACGGGCCTGATCATCGGTGCGTTGTTCGCGAAGCAGATCGATATGCTGTTCGCCCTGGCCGGGCGCCTCGGCCGCACCGCCGCGCTGGTCGCGGTCGCGTTGCTGCTGGCGTATGCCGCGTACCGCTGGATCCGCCGGCGCCAGCTGATTGCGAAGCTCGCGTCGGCGCGCATCGAAGTCGACGAACTGGCGGCGCTGGTGAAGGCCGGCAAGACGCCGGTGCTGTTCGACATCCGTTCGCATGAGAAGCGCAAGCTCGATCCGTTCGTGATTCCGGGCTCGCAATTCGCCGACGAGCGGCAGCTCGACGAGATCGTCGCGACCTATCCGCGCGATCAAAAGTTGGTGATCTACTGTTCCTGCCCGAATGAGATTTCCGCGGCATGGATGGCCAAACAATTGAACGAAGCCGGCTTCTCCGACGTGCTGCCGCTGCGCGGTGGCATGGAAGCCTGGCGCGACTCGGGCAAGCCGGTGGATTCGCTGCCCGACATGCCGCCGCCGGAAGTGGCGGTCGAGGACGTCGCGCCGAAGGCCGTGTAG
- a CDS encoding FAD-dependent oxidoreductase, with the protein MLSTQETEAQQQAEGQQQAVVADAPFSSLSTRMHQMFPALTCAEIGRLRRFGEIGHWKAGELLFETGHTGPGMFVLLEGRVKVYQRDGIGREVLIGEHGAGHFLAEVGQLSGRPALVNGMALSSVEALLIPPEGLRALIVAEAELGERIMRALILRRVSLIEKGAGGPILIGSSNDARLVMLQGFLSRNGHPHSVIDERDEDALRLIEQFAAQKEDMPLVICPDGSVLRHPSMPELATCLGLLPDLDDAHVYDVAIVGAGPAGLATAVYAASEGLSVIVLDSRAPGGQAGASSRIENYLGFPTGISGQALAGRAFVQAQKFGAHVAIPVNVKALHCAERPHRLELKCGGHITARAIVIASGAVYRRPALEGLDRFEGRGVYYWASPVEAKLCKRQEVVLVGGGNSAGQAIVYLATHAAKVHVLIRRSGFEATMSRYLIDRIRSLPNVFVHPNSEIGKLDADESGLSSVRLKKPLPDGTDHFDTRHLFLFTGADPNTDWLRTCGVELDDKGFVLTGTSVEGASVCDLATTVEGVYAIGDARAGSTKRVAAAVGEGAAVVAQIHQLLAVTAGDAVALGA; encoded by the coding sequence ATGCTTTCGACTCAAGAAACTGAAGCACAACAACAAGCGGAAGGGCAACAGCAGGCCGTCGTCGCCGACGCGCCGTTTTCGTCTCTCTCGACGCGCATGCATCAGATGTTCCCCGCGCTCACCTGCGCGGAAATCGGTCGCCTGCGGCGGTTCGGCGAGATCGGTCACTGGAAGGCGGGTGAGCTGCTGTTCGAGACCGGCCACACCGGTCCCGGCATGTTCGTGCTGCTCGAAGGACGCGTGAAAGTCTATCAGCGCGATGGCATCGGGCGTGAAGTCCTGATCGGCGAGCACGGCGCAGGGCATTTTCTTGCCGAAGTCGGTCAATTGTCGGGACGGCCCGCGCTGGTCAACGGCATGGCGCTCAGTTCGGTGGAGGCATTGCTGATTCCACCGGAGGGGCTGCGCGCATTGATCGTCGCCGAAGCGGAACTCGGCGAGCGCATCATGCGCGCGTTGATTCTGCGGCGCGTGTCGCTGATCGAAAAAGGCGCCGGCGGGCCGATCCTGATCGGCAGCAGTAACGACGCGCGGCTTGTCATGCTGCAAGGCTTTCTGTCGCGCAACGGCCATCCCCATTCCGTGATCGACGAACGCGACGAAGACGCGTTGCGTCTCATCGAGCAATTCGCCGCGCAAAAAGAAGACATGCCGCTGGTGATCTGCCCGGACGGCTCGGTGCTGCGTCATCCGAGCATGCCGGAACTTGCCACGTGCCTGGGCTTGCTGCCCGATCTCGACGATGCGCATGTGTACGACGTCGCGATTGTCGGCGCGGGCCCGGCTGGGCTCGCCACCGCTGTGTACGCGGCCTCCGAAGGCCTGTCGGTGATCGTGCTGGACAGCCGCGCGCCAGGCGGCCAGGCCGGCGCAAGTTCACGAATCGAAAACTATCTCGGCTTTCCGACCGGTATTTCCGGCCAGGCGTTGGCCGGCCGCGCATTCGTGCAAGCGCAGAAATTCGGCGCGCACGTCGCGATTCCGGTCAACGTGAAGGCGCTGCATTGCGCAGAGCGGCCACATCGGCTGGAACTGAAGTGCGGCGGGCATATCACGGCGCGCGCCATTGTGATTGCGAGCGGCGCGGTTTACCGGCGCCCGGCGCTCGAAGGGCTAGACCGCTTCGAAGGGCGCGGGGTCTACTACTGGGCGTCGCCCGTCGAAGCGAAGCTGTGCAAGCGCCAGGAAGTCGTGCTGGTGGGCGGCGGCAACTCGGCCGGCCAGGCGATCGTGTATCTGGCCACGCATGCGGCCAAAGTCCACGTGCTGATCCGGCGCAGTGGTTTTGAAGCCACCATGTCGCGCTATCTGATCGACCGGATCCGCTCGTTGCCGAATGTGTTCGTGCATCCGAATTCGGAAATCGGCAAGCTGGATGCCGACGAAAGCGGCTTGTCGTCAGTCCGCCTGAAAAAACCGTTGCCCGATGGCACCGATCATTTCGACACGCGCCATCTGTTCCTGTTCACCGGCGCGGATCCGAATACCGACTGGCTGCGCACCTGCGGCGTGGAACTCGACGACAAGGGCTTCGTGCTGACGGGCACGAGCGTTGAAGGAGCGTCGGTCTGCGATCTCGCCACCACGGTCGAAGGCGTGTACGCGATCGGCGACGCTCGCGCCGGCTCGACGAAACGGGTGGCGGCGGCGGTCGGAGAAGGCGCTGCCGTGGTCGCTCAAATCCATCAACTACTGGCAGTGACAGCGGGCGACGCGGTCGCGCTGGGCGCCTGA
- a CDS encoding LysE family transporter, translating into MLSASAIALLAVGIVVVLITPGPTNTLLAAAGLRQGVRRSLPLIAAELGGYFISISVWGHFLAQAAHALPWLPSLLRVAAGLYIAYLAVDMWRAAVALPDSAQRASGMRTLFVATLLNPKGLLFAGTIFPAIAFAQLPAYAFAMLMFACLLVPIALAWIAFGAALGSGKLTWLNPVKVQRGASIVLGVFSLSLAWAALH; encoded by the coding sequence ATGCTCTCTGCGTCTGCTATCGCGCTACTGGCCGTCGGCATTGTCGTCGTGCTGATTACGCCTGGCCCCACCAATACGCTGCTTGCGGCAGCCGGCTTGCGCCAGGGCGTGCGGCGCTCGCTGCCGCTGATCGCAGCCGAACTGGGCGGCTATTTCATCTCGATCTCGGTCTGGGGACATTTCCTAGCCCAGGCCGCCCATGCGCTGCCGTGGTTGCCCTCGCTGCTGCGCGTGGCGGCTGGCTTGTACATTGCCTACCTCGCCGTCGACATGTGGCGTGCGGCGGTGGCGTTGCCCGATTCGGCGCAGCGCGCGAGCGGCATGCGCACGCTGTTCGTGGCGACGCTGCTTAATCCTAAGGGCTTGTTGTTCGCCGGCACGATCTTTCCGGCTATCGCCTTCGCGCAGCTGCCGGCCTACGCGTTTGCGATGCTGATGTTCGCGTGCCTGTTGGTGCCGATCGCGCTCGCCTGGATCGCGTTCGGTGCCGCGCTTGGCAGCGGCAAGCTCACCTGGCTGAATCCGGTGAAGGTACAGCGCGGCGCTTCGATCGTGCTCGGCGTGTTTTCCTTGTCGCTGGCATGGGCGGCGCTGCATTGA
- a CDS encoding winged helix-turn-helix domain-containing protein produces MKTLPLSAARTLHLAAQGLLTPPRRKAVKADVLDAIRRMAQLQIDTIHVVARSPYLVLFSRLGTYPQQWLDEHLAEGKLFEYWSHEACFVPTEDYGLLRHRMLDPSGMGWKYAAEWHKKHRKDIEKLLAHIRATGPVRSADFAREAGKGNGWWDWKPEKRHLEVLFAIGQLMVAERRNFHRVYDLAERVLPDWDDARDLPPAHIVTEEVLRRTCRALGVARADWVADYYRLPRRPYRDELHALAEQGELIPVRVEGWKQDTFAHHDFAAILDDAASGKLASTVTTVLSPFDPVVWDRKRAAALFDFDYAIECYTPAAKRKYGYFVLPLLSRGRLVGRVDAKAHRTQGVFELKSLHIEPGVRLSARLAGDLRRALQRCADWHGTPQLEITAAPPEWLEALSVDDAPQEEVRSRAGAVA; encoded by the coding sequence GTGAAGACCCTTCCGCTTTCCGCCGCCCGCACCTTGCATCTGGCCGCGCAAGGTTTGCTGACGCCGCCGCGCCGCAAGGCTGTCAAAGCAGACGTGCTCGACGCGATTCGCCGCATGGCGCAATTGCAGATCGACACGATCCACGTCGTCGCGCGCAGCCCCTATCTGGTGTTGTTCAGCCGGCTCGGCACCTATCCGCAGCAGTGGCTCGACGAGCATCTCGCCGAAGGCAAGCTGTTCGAGTACTGGTCGCATGAAGCCTGTTTCGTGCCGACCGAAGACTACGGCCTGCTGCGCCATCGCATGCTCGATCCGAGCGGCATGGGTTGGAAATACGCGGCCGAGTGGCACAAGAAGCATCGCAAGGACATTGAGAAGCTGCTCGCCCATATTCGCGCGACCGGTCCGGTCCGCTCCGCGGATTTCGCCCGCGAGGCGGGCAAGGGCAACGGCTGGTGGGACTGGAAGCCGGAGAAACGCCATCTGGAAGTGCTGTTCGCGATCGGGCAACTGATGGTGGCCGAGCGGCGCAATTTCCATCGCGTCTACGATCTGGCCGAACGCGTGCTGCCCGACTGGGACGACGCACGCGATCTGCCGCCGGCGCACATCGTGACCGAAGAAGTGTTACGCCGCACCTGCCGTGCGCTCGGCGTGGCGCGCGCCGATTGGGTCGCCGATTACTACCGCTTGCCGCGCCGCCCCTACCGCGACGAACTGCATGCGCTCGCCGAGCAGGGCGAGCTGATTCCGGTGCGCGTGGAAGGCTGGAAGCAGGACACGTTCGCTCATCACGACTTCGCCGCGATACTCGACGACGCCGCGAGCGGCAAGCTCGCGTCGACTGTCACCACGGTGTTGTCGCCGTTCGATCCGGTCGTGTGGGATCGCAAGCGCGCCGCTGCGCTGTTCGACTTCGACTATGCGATCGAATGCTATACGCCCGCCGCGAAGCGCAAATATGGTTACTTCGTGTTGCCGCTGCTGAGCCGCGGGCGTCTGGTCGGCCGCGTGGATGCGAAAGCGCATCGGACCCAAGGCGTGTTCGAACTGAAGTCGTTGCACATCGAACCGGGCGTGCGGCTGAGCGCCCGTCTTGCCGGCGATCTGCGCCGCGCGTTGCAACGCTGCGCGGATTGGCACGGCACGCCGCAACTGGAAATCACTGCCGCGCCGCCAGAATGGCTCGAAGCACTAAGCGTCGACGACGCCCCGCAAGAAGAAGTCCGCTCGCGAGCCGGCGCGGTCGCCTGA